The Aerosakkonema funiforme FACHB-1375 genome contains the following window.
AGTTGTCCACGTCGGTACTATTGAAAGCCGCCATTTCACTCAAGACGATATTTATCTGCTACAACTGGTAGCCGAGCGGTTTGCTGTGGCAATCGATCGCGCTAATCTGTACGAGGCAGAACAAAAAGCACGGGCATCGGCGGAAGCGGCAAACCGACTCAAGGATGAATTTCTGGCGATCGTTTCCCACGAACTTCGCACGCCGTTGAACTCTATTCTGGGCTGGTCGCAAATGCTACGCAGCCGCAAGTTGAGTGAAGAAATTGTCAATAAGGCGCTGGAAACAATAGAGCGCAATGCCAAACAACAGGTAACGCTGATTAACGATATTTTGGATGTTTCCCGCATTATTCGCGGCAAGATTCGTTTGAGTATGCAGCCGGTCAACCTGGAAAGAATCATTGAGGAGGCGATCGAAACTATCAAGCCAGCAGCGCAAGCAAAAGGTATTCAACTGGAGTCGAGTCTCGATCCTGTGCTGAGCAAAGTGATCGGCGATGTCGATCGTTTGCAGCAAGTTATCGGCAATCTGCTTTCCAACGCTGTTAAGTTTACCCCAGAAGGAGGACAAGTCAAGGTGACGCTGGCTGAATTGCCGATTTCCGAAAAATTTGACTCGTTTGGAGCTAGTTTAGGGGCAAATTTAAATATTGCCTCCCCAGAAGCCGACTCAGGAAATAATATTTTGCAGCCAACCCAAAAGCGGATTTTAGGATTGCAATTTGAAACGGAAAAAGTTCAACCTGAAATCTTCCATCTCAAATCTGCAATCTCCTATGTTCAAATTACGGTAAGTGACACTGGCAAAGGGATCGGATCTGATTTTCTACCCCATGTTTTTGACGGTTTCCGTCAAGAAGATGGCACAATCACAAGAGTTGAGGGCGGACTGGGATTGGGACTGACAATTGTGCGCCGCTTGGTGGAATTGCACGGCGGCAGCGTTCAGGCGTTCAGCGAAGGGGAAGGTATGGGCGCAACATTTACTGTGAAGTTGCCAGTGCTTGCACAAAGTAAGGGAGCGGGGGATCTCTCCAGGGGGGGAGAAGAAAATTATTCAGCTGTACCTTTGAGTCCCTCAGCTGTTCAGCCTCTTAATGGTTTGCAGGTTCTTGTTGTTGATGATGATGTAGATAGCTGCGATTTGATTGCTACGATACTGAAACAATACGGTGCCCAAGTGAGGACGGCGAGTTCGGTAAGGGAAGCAATGGAAGCGATCGAACATATCAAACCGGATGTGTTGCTAAGCGACATCGGAATGCCACAAGAAGACGGCTACGACTTGATCCGCAAAGTGCGACAGCTTGAGTCACCGCGAGGCGAAGAAATTCGTGCGATCGCTCTGACAGCTTTTGCTAGAGAGGAGGATCGTTACAAGGCTATTCAGGCAGGTTTCCAAATGCACGTACCTAAACCAGTTGAGCCAGCTAAGTTAGCTACAGCGGTTGCGAGGCTGGTGCGCTGAAGTCAAAAAAGGGGCTAGGGAACAGGGGCTAGGGACTAGGGAAGAGGGAGAGGGAGGAATTTTGACTTTTGACTTTTGGCTCCCCCAGTTGGAAATATCGGCATACTACAAACTAAAGAACGATAATTTGATATGAGAGGTGAAGGTTTTACTTTTGGTTGGTTCGATTGGTTTTGTCTCTGGTATCCACCAGGTTGGCTAATTTTGTTCAATCGTCATTGGCAGCATTATCATGCCGATCCCGATGGTTGGAATTGGTTGGAATATATCTTATTTTTGATTCCGGGTGGATTTTATCTAGCGTTGTTAATTCGCTGGTTACGTCTTGGCTGTCGTTTACCGCGTCGAGAAACTCCGACGTTCGATCCAAATTATCAAAAAGCTTTTCGCGATGAAATTCTCGCACCTATAGTCAAATATTACTTTCGTGGCGAGTTGCAACAAATCGAAAATTTACCCGAAAATGGGCCGGCGATCGTAGCGATGAACCATGCTGGAATGTGTTTCCCGTGGGATTTTTTGGTATTAGCTTATCTGTTAGGAGATACACGCGACTGGATTGTACAACCCCTTGCCGGTGTTTCTTTGTTTGAACATCTTTGGATGATTTGGTGGCTACCGTCGGGATGGTCTGAAGTTTTGGGCGGCGTGCGGGCAGAATACGATGAATTTGAAGCGGCAGTTGCTAGTAAAACAATTTTACTTTATGCGCCGGAAGGTTTGCGCGGCCCTTGCAAAGGTTGGCCGTTACGTTTTCAGATTCAGACATTTCATCCCAGTTTTATTAGTTTGAGCGATCGCTATCAAATTCCCATTCTTCCAGTTGTGTGTTTGGGCAATGAATATTTACATCCTTTTGCTTTTAATTTAAAAAATATCGGCAAAATATTTGGCTTGCCTTTCTTGCCGATTTCCTTTTTGATAATTGTGTTTATTCTCTTCCCATCAATGGGAGTTTGGGCAATGAGAAGTCGATTGCAATATTATATTCAACCTCTCTACAGAAATAGTGATAGTCAAAATACAATTGAACCACAAACGGCATCAAGTAAGATCCGTTTAAATACGTATCAGCAAGCACAAGCATTGCGAGAAAAGCTACAAAGCAAACTTAACTGTTTGCTGAATATAAATGAATCATAGATATCGCGAAAAAAAATACGCGATCGCACTTATAATTAAAAAGCTGTTCGCTCGCGTACAATATTACAATGACAGAAAGTATTACTCAGCCTACAGGCTGGGATGCCGTCCTTGGCGGTCAAAATGCTGCTCCGACAAACGGTGTCGTTTTGGGAGGGATAGAAGGTGTCAAAAGACGCTTTGCAAGTGTTGTTATAGAACAGCGAATAGCGGCACTAAAAGAAGCGATAAAGTATGGAAAGCCTGGGTTAGAAATAGTAAAGAAAGCTTTGTACGATGAGTCAGATTTGGTACAGCGATCGGCTTATCTAATGCTGCGAGGAAGAACGGCACCAGAAGTGCGTAAAGCTTTACAAAGATTCAATTTTTATCGATTTTTTGAATGTCTGCGTACCCTCAAAGGCGGAACGCAAGTAGCGATTAGTCCAGATGGAGAAACAGCAGCTGTCGTAAAAAGCAATAAGAGTATCAAAGTCTGGAACTTGCCAACCGAAGAATTACTTTACGTTGTGCCTAATTCACCGAAAGGTAAACAACTTTTTCACATTAGTTTAGTGGGACAAACTTTGGTAAGAAGTATCCAAGGTGCAAGTAATTTTATTGAGGTTTGGCAAGAGGGAGAATTACAGCACACCCTTTACGGACACGAAGATTTAATTGGTGCGATCGCAATTAGCCCCGATGGCCAAAATCTTGCCACTGGCAGTCAGGATAAAACGATCAAAATTTGGGATTTAAATACTGGTAAACTAATTTATAATATTAGTAATTCTCTCGTTTGGGGAACGCACACAGGAACGGTGTTTTACCTTTCCTATAGCCCAGATGGACAAATTCTCATCAGTGGCGGTGCAGATGGCACTGTTAAATTATGGAATCTGCGAAATAGAGATAAACCGCGCACTTTCAAAATCCCTTTAATGGGTGGTTTATCCATTGCCACCAGTCCAAACGGAGAAATTATCGCCGCTGCATCTTGGGATAATAAAATTAGACTTTTGCATCTGGAAACAGGGGAAATAATCCGCATTTTAGAGCTAGATTCAGGCTGGGCAAATTGCCTAAACTTTAGCCCAGACGGTCAAATTTTGGTGAGTAGCGGTGCTTATGACAAGAGTATCAAATTTTGGGATATAAAAACCGCAGAAAATCTCCACACTTTGACAGGAAACGATAAGTATGTGACTTGCCTCGCCTTTAGTGCGGATGGACAAACTTTGTATAGTGCTGCACAGGATAAAACGATCGAAGTGTGGGGAATCAAGTAGAATTTGAGTAAAATACGTTAAAATAGTACATAAAGTCGGGTGCGTCAGAGACAGAAAAACTCATGCGATCGAGCTATCACAAAAGTATGACGCAACCGACAATATACAGCGTTTTTTCGGGCAACTTACTAAGTCTAGTTTGGTATTTTTATGACAGTTAACCAAAGTAGAATCAAAATTGATAGCAGCGTGCTTCCTGGACTCGATGTACTCTCCGAGGAAGAAAGAGCAAACGTTTTGAAGTCGATCGATTCTCTGGAAAATTTTTCGATCGCTCAACCTCTGGCGTCAAATATCAAAAAGCTTCAGGAAGACGAACAGCTTTATCTACTTCAGGTAGATGCAAGTCTCCGAATCATTTTTGAAGTAACCGCTGAGAATAAAATAGAAATTTCACATATTTTTAGGCGGGAGACGATAGAATATATGTTTCGCCGAAAAAAACAAAATGTATAACTTAAATGAAAAGCTTTTCAGCGCTTGAGTTTGATGTGAGGATTTGTCGCTCGCAAATCTCCGATCTGCAACAACTACTCCAAAGTCGTCGAGGTTTATCAGAAAGGGACGACATCATACCCTTTTTTAGAGAACGTCAGCATTTATCTGCGTTTTTGAGTTGTTATAACCCTAACATTATTCGACGCGATCGCATTGCATTTGAATATGACATATTTGGAGACTTTGCTTGCGACCTCGCAGTAGGAGATTATGTAAATAAATCATATTGTTTCGTTGAATTTGAAGAAGCGGCAGCAAACAGCATATTTTTAGGCAAACCAGGAAGAAGCACTCCAGAATGGTCGCCCAGATTTGAGCGTGGGTTAAGTCAGATTATAGATTGGTTTTGGAAATTAAATGATTTAGAGAGAACCGATGATTTTGAGAACAGATTTAATAGCAAAACGATTAACTATATAGGTTTACTTGTCATCGGTAGAGATGAAAGTATCGAAATTAGAGAAAGAAGAAGATTAGAGTGGCGTCAGGAAAAAACAATAGTAAACTCGAAGCATATTCACTGCGTTACTTATGATAAATTATGCCGTGATTTAGCATCCTACATTGCTCAGTATCAGTTCAGCGAACAAATAGATAACCCAAGTTGAGGCTATATATATGGAAAGCGATCGCCCACTCACAGATATGGAGCGATCGCACACAAAAACTAAACTGGCGGTACTTGCGGTAAATCCGTATTTTGATCGACATTAGCCATATTGGCAGAATCGACTTCACCAGCAGTTAAGAAACGGAAAGTTTCCTGATAGAGACTTTGCCAAAAACGATTGCTCATTTGCCGACTGATCTCTGTCGGATCTACCATTGGATGCGGCACCATATCGCTGGAAGGATAAACATATAAGCGATGTTTTTTGCGTTCGCCTCCGATATCTTTAAAAAATTGTTGGTTAGTCTCAATATCAGCCGCATCCTCGTTTTCAGTGAGAACCAAAAAAGTGGGAACAGACTGTAAAGTTTGCACCTTGCTGAGTACAAAACTGCCGAAGCAATCCACCGCAGTTAAACAACCTACAGGAAACTGCAACGCAGGGTCCCAGCCTGATTCGCTGATATCCAGTGGCCCAGCCAACATCACGTACTGGCGCTCTTGTACACCGTAAATCTTGAGTAGAGGTGCGTAGGCGACAACTCCTTTAATGCGATCGGGTCGATCCGCAGCTAAGCCAAGGGCCACAGACCCACCCACCGACAATCCGATCGTATAGATAGGCCCAGGCATGGCTTCCAATTCTGCCAGACGATCGCGAGCGTTTTGGAGATAATTCATGTGGGAAGAAATGAAATAGCGATCGAAATCCGGGTCTTCATTTAACTCGATCGCCTTCACAATATTTAATAGCCGAGGCTCTAATTTCACCAACCTCGCCACCAAAGCCTTTTTTTCCAACTCGCCGAGACGACCGTAATTGCTCGGATCTGCCATCAGATTGGCAAAGAAGTTGAGCAAAACAGGGTCTTGCTGCACCTTTTCCCGTAGGGGGTTGGCAATTTCTGGTTTGAGATCCACTTGCGGCCAGTATTTATCCGGTATCCTAAAAGCATGACCCGCCAAAGTTGCCTGATAAACATTAAACCCATTGCGGAACAGGTAATCTGTCAAGCGCCACATCTGGTGAGGTTTGCTACTGAAGCCGTGGAACATCAACACCGTACCCCGAATTGCTTCTCCCTCTGCGTGGAACTGGTAGTAAGGATAAGCACCAGAGCGATGTTCTGGATTAGCGTCAATGCTTTGAATATAAGCGTCAATCTTTTGTTTGGTTTGCGTAATTTGCTGGGCGCTGGGGGTAAAAGTTGTATCCATGAGGTTAATTTTAAGCAAGTGTAGTGTTGGCTTTGAGGTTTGACTCATCAGTAACCTGTTTCAGGATAAAACTAATATGCTCAGGATGTCTGGTAAATTTAGCTGCAAATCTGAGTCAACCGATTTTGGATTTTGGATGAGAGGATTTTGGATTGGCTGGGCCTTGAGTATTGTAGAGACGTTTCATGAAACGTCTCTACAATATTTGGAAAAAATTAGATATGCCTGCGTCTTTGCAAACGCAGCAAGCGAAGTGTATTTGGATACCGTCAGTGGGATAGGAGCGATCGCTTTTTTGTTGTCAGGGAACTTTTCCGACTCAAATTCGCCTGATTGTTTATCAAGTATTCACTGAAAAACTTAAGAAAGCGCGATCGTGAAAAGTAAATTTATCTTTCAAAAGGGTGTAGTTTGTGCAATCTCTATTAGTTTAGCAGTATCCGGCTTACTGGGATTGCTGTTTATCAAAGAACCTCAGTCTGTAATGGCTGATGTTAGTAATACCAGTTTTACTAAACAAGCTAGAAGTATGAATAACAAGCTAGTTGCGGCTAACACTAACTTTGGCTTCAAACTGTTTGGGCAAATTTTCCGCCAGAATAGCAGAGAAAATATTTTTGTCTCTCCTACCAGTGTAGCGATCGCTCTCTCCATGACCTACAATGGCGCTAGCGGTACAACCCAGCAGGCAATGGCGCAAACTTTGCAATTGCAGGGAATGAGTTTGAATGAAATTAACCAATCTCAGCTAGCATTGATTAACATTTTGCAAAATCCCGACCCCAAAGTTAAACTCAGCATCGCCAATTCTCTGTGGGCTAAAAAAGATGTTATCTTTAAGCCTGACTTCCTGCAAAAAAGCAAGGAATTTTACAAAGCACAAGTCACAAATCTAGACTTTGCCAATCCCAACTCACCATCAATTATCAACGGTTGGGTTAACCAAAACACCAACGGGAAAATTCCGAAAATAATCGATCGCATTAATCCCGATGACATTTTGTTTTTAATCAACGCCATCTACTTCAAGGGAAGTTGGACAAAAGAATTTCCCAAAAATGCCACCCAACAGCGCCCTTTTACCTTGCTCAACGGTACGCGCAAACAGCACCCGCTCATGTCCCAAACGGGTAGATTTGGTTACTACGAAAATCAATCGTTTCAAGCCATTAGTTTGCCTTA
Protein-coding sequences here:
- a CDS encoding 1-acyl-sn-glycerol-3-phosphate acyltransferase, with the translated sequence MRGEGFTFGWFDWFCLWYPPGWLILFNRHWQHYHADPDGWNWLEYILFLIPGGFYLALLIRWLRLGCRLPRRETPTFDPNYQKAFRDEILAPIVKYYFRGELQQIENLPENGPAIVAMNHAGMCFPWDFLVLAYLLGDTRDWIVQPLAGVSLFEHLWMIWWLPSGWSEVLGGVRAEYDEFEAAVASKTILLYAPEGLRGPCKGWPLRFQIQTFHPSFISLSDRYQIPILPVVCLGNEYLHPFAFNLKNIGKIFGLPFLPISFLIIVFILFPSMGVWAMRSRLQYYIQPLYRNSDSQNTIEPQTASSKIRLNTYQQAQALREKLQSKLNCLLNINES
- a CDS encoding WD40 repeat domain-containing protein, which codes for MTESITQPTGWDAVLGGQNAAPTNGVVLGGIEGVKRRFASVVIEQRIAALKEAIKYGKPGLEIVKKALYDESDLVQRSAYLMLRGRTAPEVRKALQRFNFYRFFECLRTLKGGTQVAISPDGETAAVVKSNKSIKVWNLPTEELLYVVPNSPKGKQLFHISLVGQTLVRSIQGASNFIEVWQEGELQHTLYGHEDLIGAIAISPDGQNLATGSQDKTIKIWDLNTGKLIYNISNSLVWGTHTGTVFYLSYSPDGQILISGGADGTVKLWNLRNRDKPRTFKIPLMGGLSIATSPNGEIIAAASWDNKIRLLHLETGEIIRILELDSGWANCLNFSPDGQILVSSGAYDKSIKFWDIKTAENLHTLTGNDKYVTCLAFSADGQTLYSAAQDKTIEVWGIK
- a CDS encoding Shedu immune nuclease family protein, producing MKSFSALEFDVRICRSQISDLQQLLQSRRGLSERDDIIPFFRERQHLSAFLSCYNPNIIRRDRIAFEYDIFGDFACDLAVGDYVNKSYCFVEFEEAAANSIFLGKPGRSTPEWSPRFERGLSQIIDWFWKLNDLERTDDFENRFNSKTINYIGLLVIGRDESIEIRERRRLEWRQEKTIVNSKHIHCVTYDKLCRDLASYIAQYQFSEQIDNPS
- a CDS encoding alpha/beta hydrolase, encoding MSQTSKPTLHLLKINLMDTTFTPSAQQITQTKQKIDAYIQSIDANPEHRSGAYPYYQFHAEGEAIRGTVLMFHGFSSKPHQMWRLTDYLFRNGFNVYQATLAGHAFRIPDKYWPQVDLKPEIANPLREKVQQDPVLLNFFANLMADPSNYGRLGELEKKALVARLVKLEPRLLNIVKAIELNEDPDFDRYFISSHMNYLQNARDRLAELEAMPGPIYTIGLSVGGSVALGLAADRPDRIKGVVAYAPLLKIYGVQERQYVMLAGPLDISESGWDPALQFPVGCLTAVDCFGSFVLSKVQTLQSVPTFLVLTENEDAADIETNQQFFKDIGGERKKHRLYVYPSSDMVPHPMVDPTEISRQMSNRFWQSLYQETFRFLTAGEVDSANMANVDQNTDLPQVPPV
- a CDS encoding serpin family protein yields the protein MKSKFIFQKGVVCAISISLAVSGLLGLLFIKEPQSVMADVSNTSFTKQARSMNNKLVAANTNFGFKLFGQIFRQNSRENIFVSPTSVAIALSMTYNGASGTTQQAMAQTLQLQGMSLNEINQSQLALINILQNPDPKVKLSIANSLWAKKDVIFKPDFLQKSKEFYKAQVTNLDFANPNSPSIINGWVNQNTNGKIPKIIDRINPDDILFLINAIYFKGSWTKEFPKNATQQRPFTLLNGTRKQHPLMSQTGRFGYYENQSFQAISLPYGTRRLSMYVFLPKQNINLQSFYNNLTAENWEQWMNQFVSRQGTIVLPRFKLEYEVTLNQALQALGMGMAFQDRANFSGMTAVPAKINQVKHKTFVEVNEEGTEAAAVTSVGVTATSVQIPQQEPFRMVVDRPFFCAIRDNQTGTILFMGSIVEPK